GCCGAGGCGTTGAACCGCTTGGCCATCACACTCGAGTCCGAATCTCCAGCGCGGGCACGCGAATACTACCAACGCGCGCTGGAGTTGTTCAGGCAGACCGGCGACGTGCGTGGACAGGTGCGCTGTTACAACAGCCTCGGCATCGTGGCCCAACTCGAGAGCCGGATGGACCTGGCTCACGAGGCCCTCAGCACGGCGATCTCGCTGGCCCGGGCGGCGGGGATGCCCGACGTATGGGGCACCGCGGCGCTGAACTTCGGGGTCATGTCGCAGAAGCTGGGCGATCTGGAGCAGGCTCGCAATCTGTTTCGGGAAGCGCTGTCGTTGTTCGCCAATGTGAAGAACAGCGAATTGCAGCTACACGCGCTGTTCAACATGGCGCACGTGGAGCGCGAGCTCGGAGAGTATGCTTCGAGTACGGAGTTGTACGAATCGACTGCCTCGCTGGCTCAACGCATTGGCCAATCGGACGTGGAGATCGGCGCTCGCGCCGGGGAAGGATTGTGCCTCCTCGCGGTGGGCCGGCTGGCCGACGCTCGACGACCCTTGGCCGAAGCGGAAAGCCGGATGGCCCCGCGCAGCGAGTGGTTCCAGGGACGCGAGTTGGTGGAGTGCTTGCGGGTGCTTGTGGCAGCGGCGGAGCGACGGAACACTGACGCGCTGCAGCAGTTCGAGAGCGCCCGCGCCCTGGCAGACAGCGCTGATCTATTCAGCGCCGCATGGTTGACGGCCGCCTGCGCCACGGCCCTGTTCGAGATCGATCCTGGGGTGACGCGTGCGGCAGTGGAGCGGTACGCATCACGGGTGGCGTCGCTGGGATTCACGACGCTGACCGAGAAGTTCAGGTCGCTCGAGTTCGAGGGGTGATATGGACCACAAGCGAATTCGGCGGTCTGACGTGGCATCTCGATCACAGACCTGATTCGCGGCCGTTACCCGATAGGAACGCTGCGGGGGGCTCTCCGAAGGGCGCCTGACCCCCGGAACTCCTTCCTTATAGATAGGTGGAATTCGACGCGCAGGTGCTGATCCGCGGGCAGGCTCGCCATGCTGGACGGCGTCCCCCGCCTCCCGGCCGCTCCCGACGGCCCCATGACCCCGCCCTACTCGCTCGAGCGCCCGGCCGTCGGTTGCCCAGACGGCCGGTCGGGTTCGAACCTTCGCCGCGCCGAGGTGTTTCGTGGCACGGGCACGCTCCCACTCGTCGGCCCGACGGGTCTCCGCGGACTTCAACCGGCGATCCGATCCATAGGCGAGCCGCGGCCAACTGGCCGCGCGCGGTGGCCGTCTTGTGATTGCGGTCACGTGGGGGCTCCGCGTCGCCGAGGTTCCCACCGTCCGAAGTGACGCGACAGCGGTTCTGCGGGTTGACAAGGAAATGCGGTGTGCGCGCGGGAACGAAACATCGGCATACGTGTTTGTGGCAGTGGATGCTCGACCGCGGTTGAAACTTCGTGCGGCGCGCACTCGTTGAGGGAGCGAGGCGATGGTGTGGCAGCAATTCGACAGGAGGGGATCATGGACATCCTCGTGATGCTCGAGGAGAACCCCGACCATTCGCCGGTGCTCGCGCATGTGAACTCCGTCCCGGCGCCGCTCGATTCGGAGCGGCCGTCGCGGGATATCGTGACGCTGTATGGCGACCCGAGTGCGGAGTCTGTTGCGTTGGCGTTGGCGGCGGCGGTGGAATGCCACCGTACCTGGGAGGGGGAAGGTGTAGGGAATCTGGAGTCCATCCGCCATCTGGGCGTGTGGGCGGAACGTGGCGCCGTGGGTGACGCGGCGTGGCGGGACAGCACGGGGCAGCTCGTGACGCGCGACCTGGAGATCCCGTTGGACATTCTCCATGCGACGGCCACGCTGCTGATGCGGGAATGCGGCCAGGTGATCGGCCGTCTCGTAGCCGGGCTGTCCATGCCCGATTGGCCCGAAGGGGCCCGACGGGCGATTGCGGTGTCGTTGGGGCCAGTTCTGGGGCTCACGGCGCCGATATTGAGACCGTTGGAGTCGGTGCTGGAGCAATGGCGTGAGGCAGACAGTCTGGCCTTTGACTACGAGGGGGGGGAGTAAGACGATACCTGACGTGTCAGAGCGGTGAGCCCCGGGGAGCGCCTACGCGCTCCCCGGTGGCGTCTTCGGGGGTACCTTGACGAACCCCCTTCCGATTGGCCACGCTTCGGGCAGGGAGGTCTATCGTAGCGTGCCACGGCAGTCCATCCGCACCATGCCCCACCGCCCCTCGGGCGGGGAGCGCGTTTTCACCGATGCGCTTGGCCGCACGTGGAGCGCGGCCTTCGTCAAAGGGGAAGCCGGCGGGCCAGACGTCGCGGTCTTTACTTGCGTCAGCGAGGTGCGACAATCGGGCCGCGCAATTGCCGTGGATCTGCCCGGCAGTGTCGGCGACGTCGAAGAGGATACTCTCCGCGCCTGGCTGCTGGTCGCGCCGCGAATCGGCACACTTACCTGAGCGGATGAGGATCGGCCAATGCCAGAGTACCGCGGATCGGAGATCCGGAATGTAGCGGTGGTGGGGCACGGGGCGAGCGGCAAGACCAGTCTGGTCGATGCGCTCGCCTTCGTGTCTGGAGCCAGCAGGCGCCATGGCTCGGTGAAGGACGGGACCTCACTCACCGACACGGCCCCGGAAGAATTGGAACGCGGCTATTCGATCAACCTCGGCTGCGCCTACGCCGAGTGGATGAACACCAAGATCAACCTCATCGACACCCCGGGATATCTGGACTTCCTGGGCGACGCCGTGGCCGGCCTGGCGGCGGCCGACGGCGCCCTGTGCGTGGTGAACGCCACGGCGGGAGTCGAGGTGGGCACGGAGCGGATGTTCCGTGAGACCGTTAGGCGCCGACAGCCGGTGCTGTTCGTTGCGTCCATGATGGACAAAGAGCACGCCAGCTTCGATGCCGTCTATGATCAGATCCGCGAACGGCTCACCACGAAGGTGATCCCGGTGGAGGTGCCCATCGGCGAAGGCCCCGAGTTCCATGGCATCATCAACCTGTTCTCCAAGAAGGCCCACCTGTACAGGCAGGGGGTGAAGGGCGGGAACTACGACGAGGTGGACATCCCGGCTGAGTTGCAGCCGGTGTTCGACAAGTACTACGAGCAGCTCATCGAGACGATCGCGGCCACCGACGATGATCTGCTCGAGCGCTACCTGGAAGGTGGGGAGATCCCACGCGAGGACGCGCTCAGGGCCATGAAAGAAGCCATGAAGCAGATGGAGCTCTTCCCCTTGTTCTGCGTTTCGAGCGAACTCAACTACGGCACGCAGGCCGTGCTCAGCACGGTAGTGGAACTGATGCCGACGGCTTTCGCGATGGAGGAACTGCACGCCTTCAAGGGCGCCGAGGGCGATCACACGGTGGAGATCCACTGCGACGATCAAGCCCCGCTCGCCGCGCTCGTGTTCAAGACGATGTCGGAGCCGCACGTGGGCGAGGTGAGCTATTTCCGCATCTTCTCCGGCAAAATCGAGGCGGGCGCCGAGGTGTTCAATGCCACGCGCGATGGGGTCGAGAAACTCGGCCATCTCTCGATCTCGCAGGGCAAGGACCGTACGGAGATGCCCGTGCTGTACGCGGGCGACATCGGGTGTGTGGCCAAGCTGCGCAATACGCATACCAATGACACGCTGTCCACGCGCCAGCATCCGGTACGGTTGCCGCAGATCGCCTTTCCCGAGGGGGTGCTGCAGATGGCGGTGCACGCTGCCGCCCGGGGGGACGAGGAGAAGCTGCAGGCCGGTCTGCATCGACTCCACGACGAGGATCCGACCTTTGAGATGCACTACAACGCCGAAACGCATGAGACGATCGTGTCGGGTCTCGGCGAGCGGCATCTCGAAGTGACGATGGGCAAGCTCAAGCGGAAGTACGGGGTCGATGCCGAGCTCACCAAGCCGAGCATAGCGTACCGGGAAACACTCCGTGGCACCGCCGAGGGCCAAGGCCGCCACAAGAAGCAGAGCGGTGGGCGCGGCCAGTTCGGCGACTGTTGGGTGCGGTTTGCCCCGCTGTCGCGCGGGGCAGGCTACGAGTTCGTGGACAAGATCGTGGGCGGCGCGATCCCCAGCAAATTCATCCCAGCGGTGGACAAGGGGATCCAGGAAGCGTCAGTGCGGGGCGTGCTCGCTGGCTATCCCCTCGTGGACTTCAAAGCGGAGCTGTTCGACGGGTCGTTCCATACCGTAGACTCGAACGAGATGTCGTTCAAGATGGCGGGGATCCTGGGCTTCAAGGCCGTCGCCCCGAAGTGCAAACCGGTGCTACTCGAGCCCCTCGACGAACTCGAGATCGTCACGCCGGAGGAGTACATGGGCGACGTGTTGGGCGACCTGTCGGCCCGTCGAGGCCATATTCTCGGCACCGAGGCGACCGCCGACGGAACGCGCGTGCGGGCGGTGATCCCGCAGGCTGAGTTGCACATGTACGCGAGTGCGTTGCAGTCGATGACGCAGGGGCGGGCCGTGTTCACTCGTCGTTTCCGCGGGTACGAAGAGATGCCGGCCGACGCTGCGCAGCGCGTGATCGCGGAGTCGGCCAAGGAACACGAAGAGGTGATGGCGCACTGACGCCGCGCCGGCGGACACTTTCCCCCAACCCCCCAACTTCCATGCGCATCAATTCGCTGGTTCTTTGCGTCGCCCTGGCTGCCTCGGTGGGCGGCTGTGCCCCCAGTGGCACGCCCAGTTCATCGGCGCCCACGCCGAGCCACCGGTTCGATCTGATTACCGCGGACGAACTCGCCGGAAGGTCGTTCGCCAACGCATACGATGCAATCCAACAGCTACGGCCGTCGATGCTCGCGCAGCGCGGTGGCGCGGCAAGTTCGTCGTTGAGGTCCGGGCCACCCGCCCTCCAGGTCTACGTGGACAACACCAGCATCGGAGGGGTGTCCGGCCTACGCGACCTCCCGGCAGGTGGCATCAAGGAAATCCGTTACCTGAGTCCGACCGACGCCACGCAACGATTCGGGACTGGCAACGCCGGTGGGGCGATCGTGATTTCCACCCATTGATGCCCCGGCGGTCCGCCGAGCACGGCGGACCGCCAGGCGTGTGCGCTCGTCAGCCCGTCTTGCGGCGCCGCTGACGCACGGTTTTCTTGGCCGGGTTGGCGCTCTGGATGGGCAGGACCGCCGGATCCTGCTCCGCGGCCGCGCCGCACGCACTGGCCGTGACCAACGGCCGGGGCTGCTTGTAGGTGAACCGCTTGCCCTCGTAGTTGCGGAAGATCACTTCGTCCTCCGTGATCTTTTCCACGTACTCGGGCAGGAGGGGTACCTTGCCACCGCCGCCGGGCGCGTCGATGCAGAAATGGGGAACGGCCAGGCCCGAGGTCCATCCACGCAAGGCCTTCACGATCTCGAGCCCGGTCTCGACCATGGTCCGGAAGTGCTCGCCGCCTGCGACCTGGTCGGCCATGTACAAGTAATACGGGCGCACGCGCGCCTTAAGGAGCTTCTGCATCAGCTCCTTCATGATCTCCGGGTTGTCATTCACGCCACGGAGCAGAACCGTCTGGCAGCCGAGCGGCACCCCGGCATCGGCCAGGCGTCCCAGTGCCGCCACCGTGGCCGGCGTGAGTTCGCTGGGGTGGTTGAAGTGGGTGTTCATGTACACCGGATGGTACTTCTTTACCATCTCGCAGAACTCGGGCGTGATGCGCTCGGGCAGATGCGCCGTGATCCGGCTCCCGATGCGGATGATTTCCACGTGCGGGATCTCGCGCAGCCGCTGGAACAGGTATTCCAGGCGTCGATCGGAGAGCATCATCGGGTCACCGCCGCTCATGATGACGTCGCGGATTTCCGGATGGCTGCGGATGTACTCGAATGCCGACTCGTACTGATTGAGCGGGATCTTCTCGGGGTCGCCCACCTTCCGGCGGCGGGTACAGAAGCGGCAGTACGACGCGCACACCGGGCTCACGAGGAACAGGGCACGGTCGGGATACCGGTGGGTGATGTTGGGTACCGGAGAGTCGCCGTCCTCGTCGAGCGAGTCGATCACGCCGTCCACAATGTCCAGTTCCTGAACCGTGGGAACGTACTGATTCCAGATCGGGTCGCCCACTTCCTTGATCTGGGCGAGCACGGCGGGGGTGAGCCGCATCTGGAAGTTGTCGAACGCCGGCTTCAACGCGTCGACGTCGATGACGTCGGGCCCGAAACGCTCGGCCAATTTGTCGAGCGTGTCGACGCCCGTGTGGAGGAGTTGCTGCCAGTCGCTCATGGCGGTTACGCTCCGCTTGGTGCGGGTGAGGGAGGACTCTCGAGGTGCCGCGTGAACACCAGCCGGTCGTCGGCCGGGCCGTAAAAATCCCGGAGTCGCGCCGCCACACGGTAGCCGCGCGCGTCGTAAAACCGTCGTGCCGCTTCGTACCCGTCCCGTCCCGACGTCTCCACCACCACGAGCCGCGCCCGGCGCTCGGCCAGGCGCCGCTCGACCTCGGCCAGCAGCCTCGACCCCACCCCGCCTCCCTGGTGCACCGGATCGACGGCGATCCAGTAGACGTCGTACGTCCCTTCGGTT
The window above is part of the Gemmatimonadaceae bacterium genome. Proteins encoded here:
- the fusA gene encoding elongation factor G, whose amino-acid sequence is MPEYRGSEIRNVAVVGHGASGKTSLVDALAFVSGASRRHGSVKDGTSLTDTAPEELERGYSINLGCAYAEWMNTKINLIDTPGYLDFLGDAVAGLAAADGALCVVNATAGVEVGTERMFRETVRRRQPVLFVASMMDKEHASFDAVYDQIRERLTTKVIPVEVPIGEGPEFHGIINLFSKKAHLYRQGVKGGNYDEVDIPAELQPVFDKYYEQLIETIAATDDDLLERYLEGGEIPREDALRAMKEAMKQMELFPLFCVSSELNYGTQAVLSTVVELMPTAFAMEELHAFKGAEGDHTVEIHCDDQAPLAALVFKTMSEPHVGEVSYFRIFSGKIEAGAEVFNATRDGVEKLGHLSISQGKDRTEMPVLYAGDIGCVAKLRNTHTNDTLSTRQHPVRLPQIAFPEGVLQMAVHAAARGDEEKLQAGLHRLHDEDPTFEMHYNAETHETIVSGLGERHLEVTMGKLKRKYGVDAELTKPSIAYRETLRGTAEGQGRHKKQSGGRGQFGDCWVRFAPLSRGAGYEFVDKIVGGAIPSKFIPAVDKGIQEASVRGVLAGYPLVDFKAELFDGSFHTVDSNEMSFKMAGILGFKAVAPKCKPVLLEPLDELEIVTPEEYMGDVLGDLSARRGHILGTEATADGTRVRAVIPQAELHMYASALQSMTQGRAVFTRRFRGYEEMPADAAQRVIAESAKEHEEVMAH
- a CDS encoding KamA family radical SAM protein, with product MSDWQQLLHTGVDTLDKLAERFGPDVIDVDALKPAFDNFQMRLTPAVLAQIKEVGDPIWNQYVPTVQELDIVDGVIDSLDEDGDSPVPNITHRYPDRALFLVSPVCASYCRFCTRRRKVGDPEKIPLNQYESAFEYIRSHPEIRDVIMSGGDPMMLSDRRLEYLFQRLREIPHVEIIRIGSRITAHLPERITPEFCEMVKKYHPVYMNTHFNHPSELTPATVAALGRLADAGVPLGCQTVLLRGVNDNPEIMKELMQKLLKARVRPYYLYMADQVAGGEHFRTMVETGLEIVKALRGWTSGLAVPHFCIDAPGGGGKVPLLPEYVEKITEDEVIFRNYEGKRFTYKQPRPLVTASACGAAAEQDPAVLPIQSANPAKKTVRQRRRKTG
- a CDS encoding GNAT family N-acetyltransferase — its product is MYTLGPLDAPHRTALDTLLRASHAFSHEEIEVALALFDETTLTPGTPPEDYEFVAAFDRAGSLAGYCCYGATPGTEGTYDVYWIAVDPVHQGGGVGSRLLAEVERRLAERRARLVVVETSGRDGYEAARRFYDARGYRVAARLRDFYGPADDRLVFTRHLESPPSPAPSGA